Proteins from one Cicer arietinum cultivar CDC Frontier isolate Library 1 chromosome 3, Cicar.CDCFrontier_v2.0, whole genome shotgun sequence genomic window:
- the LOC105853054 gene encoding uncharacterized protein encodes MLKIKAFNLCFLCALFLLSVVATETSKEGYAKDSKKNVLVDKLDGGRKPVDRQPFDPNKPVGSGNKTREERSSAKEVKQRAKEAKEAKQKANEAKQKANEAKQKENEAKEAKQKANKANEAKQKANEAKRKEKEAK; translated from the exons ATGTTGAAAATAAAAgcttttaatttgtgtttcCTTTGTGCATTGTTTCTTTTATCTGTTGTGGCAACTGAGACATCCAAAGAAG GTTATGCAAAAGActcaaagaaaaatgttttggTAGATAAGCTTGATGGTGGCCGAAAACCCGTAGATAGACAACCTTTTGATCCAAATAAGCCTGTTGGTTCGGGAAATAAAACAAGGGAAGAAAGGTCAAGTGCAAAGGAAGTAAAGCAGAGGGCAAAGGAAGCAAAGGAAGCAAAGCAGAAGGCAAACGAAGCAAAACAGAAGGCAAACGAAGCAAAGCAGAAGGAAAACGAAGCAAAGGAAGCAAAGCAGAAGGCAAACAAAGCAAATGAAGCAAAGCAGAAGGCAAACGAAGCAAAGCGAAAGGAAAAGGAAGCAAAGTAG